The Microbacterium sp. zg-Y1090 sequence CCTGCCGCGCATCGCCGGATCGCCCGGAGAATCGCTCTCACACAACTGAAATCGGGCTACATCTGCCGCTCGAACGGGCTCGCGTACCGATGAGGCGAGCGGAGCTCGGCCGGAATCCCCCGTCGAGGAAACCCGGATGGGCTCAGTGAGTCATCGACTCGGCGCGCGAATCACATCATGCGATGCACAACCGGGTTCCCCGGCGCCCAACGCGAACCGACGTCAGCGCACCGTTGCGCGAATGACCCGTGTGGGTTCGTCGACGAGACCCTCGCCCACCGGCTCGACGCGGACATCGCTCAGCTTGTACTTGCGGATGACCTTGTCCGCCGCCGCGATCTCATTCGCGGCGTTCGCACCCTTGAGCAGAATGAGTTCGCCGCCGTCTCGCACCAGCGGAGCCGTCAGCGGAACGAGGGTCCGCAGGGCGCTCACCGCGCGTGCCGTAACGGCATCCAGCACCGGGCCGCGCTTCCAATCCTCTGCTCGACCGCGCACGACCTCGACGTTGTCCAAGCCGAGGGCATCCACCTGCTCGTTGAGCCACACCACCCGGCGCTCCATCGGCTCGATCAGCACCCATTCCACGTCGGGTCGAGCGATCGCGAGCACGATTCCGGGCAGGCCCGCGCCCGAACCCACGTCGCCGACGCGCCCGCTGAACAGCGGCGCAGCCACGGCGCTGTTCAGAATGTGCCGGCTCCACAGACGCGGCAGCTCGAGCGGGCCGATGAGACCCCGCTCCTCGCCGTGCTGCGCCAGCGCGTCAGCAAAAGAACG is a genomic window containing:
- the rsmG gene encoding 16S rRNA (guanine(527)-N(7))-methyltransferase RsmG; protein product: MNNLEEEPQVTADIFGDRVDLARSFADALAQHGEERGLIGPLELPRLWSRHILNSAVAAPLFSGRVGDVGSGAGLPGIVLAIARPDVEWVLIEPMERRVVWLNEQVDALGLDNVEVVRGRAEDWKRGPVLDAVTARAVSALRTLVPLTAPLVRDGGELILLKGANAANEIAAADKVIRKYKLSDVRVEPVGEGLVDEPTRVIRATVR